From Triticum aestivum cultivar Chinese Spring chromosome 7B, IWGSC CS RefSeq v2.1, whole genome shotgun sequence:
TACAGTTGCTGGAAAATGTCGACGAAGTCTTGTCGAACAATGGGCCAGCACGCACGCAGGAACTCTGCGGTGAAGCCGTCCGGGCCCGGAGCCTTGCGAGCGGGGAGTCGCTTCACAGCGTTCCAAATTTCCTCGGCGTCAAAGGGGGCGTCGAGGTCGTCGAGGTTGGTGGGCGTGATCAGCTCGGAGAGGTCGAGGCTGCAGTCGCGGGGCGTCTCGTGGCCGAGCAGGGCGTCAAAGTGCGCATAGGCCGCGGCCGCCATGTCGCGGGGGGCGGAGATTGGGGCGCCGTCCACGGTGAGGCAATGAATCCGATTCTTCTGCCGGCGATACGTGCATTGCCGGTGAAAGAATGATGTGTTAGCGTCGCCGTCCTTTAGAGTTGCGATGCGGGCGAGCTGTCGGGCGATGGTGCGCTCGAGAGAGGCGAGGCCGAGGTAGGAGGCCTTGATCTGCCGTCGGAGCCAGTCTTCGTGCGGGGACAGGGGCCGGCTCTCCTGCGCAGTGTCCAGCCTGAGAAGGAGCTCTCTGGAGATAGCGAGCTTGAGGCGAACGTTGCCCACAGTTCGCATGCTCCAGCTAGTGAGCTTGCGCGCAGTGATTCGCATGCGCTGCATGAGTCGCCGGAAGGGGTCGCTGCAATGGGTGGAGTGCCAGGCGTCCGCCACAGTGTCATGGAATCCATCCAAACGTGTCCAGAATTCCTCAAAGTGGAAACGGCGATGACCTGGCGGCACCGGTTTGCAATCAAGCAGCAATGGGATGTGATCGGAAACAACGGAGGCGAGGCATCGGAGATGGCACTCCCCATGCAGTTCCTCCCAGTCGGGGGTACAGAGGACGCGGTCGAGGTGCACCAGGGTGGGGGGTGACTACTCGTTGGACCACGTGTAGCGCCGGCCATTGAGGTAGACCTCTTTGAGGACAAGGTCGTTGATCGCACGCCGGAAGCGACCCATCATGCGGCGGTTGAGATTGCCATTGCCGGTTGAGAACAGAAGAATATTTACTATGCTGTGAATTTCAAATCGCTGTGCATGTAGTTGATACATGAGAAAAAGCTACTAAAGCACAAGAATAACAAGATTATGATGCTGAACAATGCTAGACATATCACTGCTCTACCTAACTCGCTCCTGGTAAAAAAAACTCGTGGTACAAAAGTACCAAAACAGAATGATACATATGTCATTGTTTGCTTGCGTAGCAACGCTGAATGTGTGAGCTGTCAACATCGACATACTTGGACCAGTAGGCCTTGTACTTGGAAACGGCAAGGTCCAGCCAGGGCTTGTAATTCCCATTGTAGTGAACTACCGCTGCATTCTCGATTTCAGCAATGTCAACAGCAGGATCGTAGCCAAGGCCCAAGACATGCCAAGTGTGATCCAATGGGTGTGTCAAATTGTAGAATGTAATTAGTCCTGGAGGTAATGTGCCCAGCTTCCACAACTTGCGATCCTCATTCTGAAAAACAGCTTCTCTTAGTAAGTAAAACCaataaaagctactccctccgacccataataagtgttgcagttttgaactaaggtttAAAACCTTATTTTGGGTCGGAGGGAGTACTGACAAGCGATTGTTGTAAGAGGACGACGTACACATAACATACACGGTGGGATAAATGTAGTTCAACAATATAACAATATTTTTTCGCTCCATTACTTACCAAATTTTGCCAATAATGGTATATTCCAGTGATGTTTCGCTTCCTCCACTCCTTCAGGTCAAACATGTTCATTCCAAAAGCCCAACCACAAGCACGTGGATCAAAGTTCTCAGAGATCTTAGGATGTGAGAAGTTGAGATAAGTGTCGAAGCGATGGAAACTTTCTTTGCAGGTTTCAACAGCACCATTTACCATCCCTTTAAGATCAACGTCCCAGAGGGGTGTCAAGTCCTTCTgcacaacaacatcatcatcaagaaacAGGATCTTGTCAAGCTTGGGATGTATCTCTGGCATGTAGAACCTTAGATGGTTGAGCATAGACAAATATTTTGGGTTCCTGTACTTCAGATTTTCAGTCCCATCAGAGAGTGATGACGGATCATGTGCTTTAAAGTAAAATTCCTTGAGACGAGCTGAGTCAAGTTGCCGCATAACCAAACAATAAGACGAATTGAGCCACTTGAAATTGTCAATGTTCTCCACATGGACAGTAGCAGGGCGGGGAGAATGACTGATGAACCACATCTTCATAGCTGCAAAATTAAGCTTGTCAGTGACGATGTGGAACACATGCTTATTTGGCTCCTTGGCATTTGTCACGGTTGATCTGACAACTACTGAGGCTGCAAGGACATTATCAGAAAATATAGCATAGTGATAGAGTGACCGATCCTCAAGCTTTGCTTTATCTTCTTCGTCCTTCAAAGCAGCAGCTTGAAAGTACTCCTTGATCACACCATCACGGAGATGATAATCGGTTATCAACTGCATATGTAGGCAGTGCAAGGGCATGGGAACCGTCTTTGCAGCATGCTGAACCAGGAACGTGTTTTGCTTTTTCGCAGTGTCGATATTAAGTTCCGCGGACTGCAGCATAACACGTAATCTTCTCGACACTTCATCAGAGTTGTACAGAACATCTCTAGCTGAAGACAACACATGCCCCATTGCTTTTGCTCTCTCTAAAGCGCTGCAGAACAAGAGAGGGCGACAATATATACATTGTTCCATGCCAATGCGAACAAGAAACTGAAGAAAAGTCTGGAATTTTCAGAGGTGTTAAATGAAGTACCTTGAATCCAGTTCACTGTCCATATTGGCATCCCCGATAGCTGCTTTGCTTTCTTTTATGCACTTCATGAGTGATGCATACAAGTCGGTCTCGTTCTGGGAACGTGCAATGGTGGCGTACACCTTGGCCATTATTATCTGATCGTTCATGAGCTTCACCGTGGAGTCTGTATTTGTGTGGTGGAACTCCTGCCTCCATATATTGTAACTGACTTTCACTTTATTATCGAAGTTCCTCGAGCTGTTTGTGGCCGCATTTCGCATCTGGAGCTCGGCCTCCTTGTCCATCTGAAGCAACTCTTGAATCCGCTGCTCCTTTCTTCTACGTCGAAATACCTGCAGGAACCGTGTGATGTTTACAACAAAGCGACAGCAATGAATAAGAGCTAGAAAATTTAGGGAGTGAACCAGAAACACTTGCGACGTAAAGATGAATGCATATCCACCATCTTACAAAACAACTATGCAAGACAAACAATGTCTGACCTCTCGCTTTAGCTTTATCGGATCGGGTCTTTGGGCTGCCAAAACCGCTGCACTTGAAAGATTGTTGGCCTCTGATCCGGTGTCCAGTGGCTGCTCCTCCGCGGTCTCTTGCTACCATAACAGAAGAAGAACCACCGCTGAGTGTTAGAACCTAAAATCAGTTTTTGCAACTTCTCTTGACGGCGGAACATGCTTGTTCACGACATACAATTTCGGCAGGCGGCTGGCTATCTCTGGGCAGCAGAGGGTTCTCCCAGATAGAGGAGGACGCGAACTCCCTGGCGGTGACCTTGAACAGCTTGATCCGGCCATCCTGGTCGGTGTACGCGACGGTCTTGTTGAAATCCTCCACGTCCTGCGCAAGCAAACACAACCCCACATTGTTTCACACTGCACAATCACACGCACGGCTCCAAGATTCCTGGGCTGGGAAGTGGAAGCGGGGCAGAACCTGCAGATCGCCGCACCCAGGGCAGCTCCGGTGACCGGCCTCGCGGGCGCTGCGGGGATTCACGGCAGCGTCAGAGTTAGAGCGTCTATTTATTAagcacggcgcgggcggcggcggcggcgatactTACGCTCGGTGGCGGTGGTCGGAGAAGAGCCGCCGCGACACCGCCGATCTGACGGAGGGGACGTGGACGACGACCTGCGGGGCCGGAGCGGGGGGGACGGTCaggagcgagggagggagggaggagggaaaGAACCCATTTTTTTCCGCCGGCTCGTGCCGCGCCGCCGCATTCCGCCGTTGCGGCCGGCGGGGGCGGGTGTGGAGTGCGgagtgtgggtgggtgggtggtaaggaggagaggggaggggtacctggaaggagaggaagaggaggagcaggaggagcgcGAGGAGgccggagcgccgccgccacgccgccgccgccgacgaggggTTGGGGGGCAGGGAGGGGAACGCCATGGAGGAGGGAGTGGTGGGGCCGGTGGCGGTTTTTCGGGGGACGAATCGCCGGGTGGCTCTAGCGGCCGTTTTTCCGTTGGGATCGCAACGGGAATGAAGGGGAAACTGTTACGGCCACACGTGCTGGTACACCCAAGGCAGTTGAGAATCATCATGGGTGGAGAAAAATACTGCGGGTAAAACCACAATTGCATTGTATATGAAAGAAAATGTCGACCTTTCACGGAAAGATCAAGGACGGAACCAAGATAGGCCTTTTTGGCCGACA
This genomic window contains:
- the LOC123156766 gene encoding probable galacturonosyltransferase 3; the encoded protein is MAFPSLPPNPSSAAAAWRRRSGLLALLLLLLFLSFQVVVHVPSVRSAVSRRLFSDHRHRAAREAGHRSCPGCGDLQDVEDFNKTVAYTDQDGRIKLFKVTAREFASSSIWENPLLPRDSQPPAEIQETAEEQPLDTGSEANNLSSAAVLAAQRPDPIKLKREVFRRRRKEQRIQELLQMDKEAELQMRNAATNSSRNFDNKVKVSYNIWRQEFHHTNTDSTVKLMNDQIIMAKVYATIARSQNETDLYASLMKCIKESKAAIGDANMDSELDSSALERAKAMGHVLSSARDVLYNSDEVSRRLRVMLQSAELNIDTAKKQNTFLVQHAAKTVPMPLHCLHMQLITDYHLRDGVIKEYFQAAALKDEEDKAKLEDRSLYHYAIFSDNVLAASVVVRSTVTNAKEPNKHVFHIVTDKLNFAAMKMWFISHSPRPATVHVENIDNFKWLNSSYCLVMRQLDSARLKEFYFKAHDPSSLSDGTENLKYRNPKYLSMLNHLRFYMPEIHPKLDKILFLDDDVVVQKDLTPLWDVDLKGMVNGAVETCKESFHRFDTYLNFSHPKISENFDPRACGWAFGMNMFDLKEWRKRNITGIYHYWQNLNEDRKLWKLGTLPPGLITFYNLTHPLDHTWHVLGLGYDPAVDIAEIENAAVVHYNGNYKPWLDLAVSKYKAYWSKYVDVDSSHIQRCYASKQ